In Oreochromis aureus strain Israel breed Guangdong linkage group 15, ZZ_aureus, whole genome shotgun sequence, a single genomic region encodes these proteins:
- the clu gene encoding clusterin, giving the protein MLMMMMMMKRKGSKESLALVALLVASASCILPPTKEDLNQISIQGEKYLDRQIENAINGVKEMKSVMQKSSEEHKRFLDDLEKTKQKKEEAMRTAQEMEAELEKEEEVCNETMKALWEECKPCLKNTCVKYYSRTCSSGSGLVGRQLEEVLNRTSPFSIWINGEKIDILEQEGQRQNREFKNLEEKYTEMADGVDNIFTDSMKVADHVHYSPPVIYLPNFLSPYARHGRSIRSLFHDPFHGFQNLFSPMMGMSRNFFSSMGSMMDMDSDTVPNEDGNVNEDVIITKPYGNGRMTCREIRRNSAGCFKFRDECQKCKEIQHIDCSGKKPLEGPLKEELEEALALAERFTQQYNSLLKRFEEEMFNTSSILDLFNRQFGWVSSLANNTSDGIFSVQAVMCKDSEKKPNGEEEPGETKVSVKLFDSPPMNFTVSGEIPWTDPKFSEVVAQEALDRYKETSVVVK; this is encoded by the exons AtgctaatgatgatgatgatgatgaagaggaaAGGCTCGAAAGAGTCTTTGGCTTTGGTGGCTCTtctggtggcctcagccagctgTATCCTTCCTCCGACAAAAGAAGATCTTAACC AGATTTCCATTCAGGGAGAAAAGTATCTGGACAGACAAATTGAAAATGCCATTAATGGAGTGAAGGAAATGAAGAGTGTGATGCAGAAATCTTCAGAGGAGCACAAGAGGTTTTTGGACGATCTGGAGAAAACCAAGCAGAAGAAAGAG GAAGCGATGCGTACAGCTCAGGAGATGGAGGCCGAgctggagaaggaggaggaggtttgCAACGAGACCATGAAGGCTCTGTGGGAGGAGTGCAAGCCTTGTCTGAAGAACACCTGTGTGAAATACTACTCCCGAACCTGCAGCAGTGGATCTGGACTGGTGGGACGTCAG CTGGAGGAGGTTCTGAATAGAACATCTCCTTTCTCCATCTGGATCAACGGAGAGAAGATCGACATCCTGGAGCAAGAAGGACAACGGCAGAACAGAGAGTTCAAGAACCTGGAGGAAAAATACACAGAGATGGCCGACGGCGTGGACAACATATTCACAGATAGCATGAAG GTGGCCGATCATGTGCACTACAGCCCTCCTGTGATCTATTTGCCTAACTTCCTGTCACCGTACGCTCGCCACGGCAGAAGCATCCGCTCTCTGTTCCACGATCCTTTCCACGGCTTCCAAAACTTGTTCTCCCCTATGATGGGAATGAGCCGGAACTTCTTCAGTTCCATGGGCTCCATGATGGACATGGACAGTGACACTGTTCCCAATGAGG ATGGTAACGTAAATGAGGACGTGATCATCACCAAACCTTACGGTAACGGCAGGATGACCTGCAGAGAGATCCGTCGCAACTCGGCCGGCTGCTTCAAGTTCCGCGACGAGTGTCAGAAGTGCAAAGAAATCCAGCACATTG ACTGCTCcgggaagaaacctctggaGGGCCCCCTgaaggaggagctggaggaggctCTGGCCTTGGCCGAGCGTTTCACCCAGCAGTACAACTCCCTCCTGAAGAGGTTTGAAGAGGAGATGTTCAACACCTCCTCCATCTTGGATTTGTTCAACAGGCAGTTCGGCTGGGTGTCTTCTCTGGCAAACAACACCAGCGACGGCATCTTCAGTGTTCAGGCG GTGATGTGCAAGGACTCTGAGAAGAAGCCTAATGGGGAGGAGGAGCCTGGAGAAACCAAAGTGAGCGTGAAGCTCTTCGACTCACCACCCATGAACTTCACCGTGTCGGGCGAAATTCCCTGGACCGACCCCAAGTTCTCTGAGGTGGTAGCTCAGGAAGCTCTGGATCGCTACAAGGAAACCAGTGT TGTCGTCAAATAA
- the reps1 gene encoding ralBP1-associated Eps domain-containing protein 1 isoform X1, whose product MESLTLSDVEQKYYSDLFVYCDTDNTKKVASNGRVLDLFRAAQLPSEVVLQITELCGATRLGHFGRSQFYIALKLIAIAQSGLPLRVESLNSVKDLPLPRFVVGKNEAEARHAALYQDPDSQGLYPAPGTAVIPRPPGRGHQNKKGHPSSTSLPVHEVIQPLATTIEPQPEPTSPVVSPHQSPPTSPHSWRKHKRQHSGGNAERQPVVAATGAVWTQFREPQTGPVAGDGMWPSHSPPLPGQESWVSFTADTPPSSTLPAMHPSSVQESTTIRTVASAATTNEIQRQSSTYDDPWKITDEQRQYYINQFKTIQPDLTGFIPGSAAKEFFTKSKLPILELSHIWELSDFDKDGALTLDEFCAAFHLVVARKNGYDLPEKLPESLMPKLIDLDDSAEVPEQTADVGYSASPVEVTPNKSPSMPSLNQAWPEMNQSNEQWETFSERSSSSQTLTQFDSNIAPADPDTAIVHPVPIRMTPSKIHMQEMELKRTGSDHNHPTSPLLAKPPELSEEAKLPASMKFVAANTVGDGYSSSDSFTSDQEPITRQRSQSGTSPEALKVVAPPPPPPRPHPSHSRSSSLDMNRTFAATSATGQPQPSTIAYPPAVPPRPLPTQTSVPLTGHRVEAESIAGGGAVLTTTSPQQIPQQPNFADFSQFQAFAASEQPSSLPEVDKHIEPGQGDKPSEGAGPLRTVKSDGQADERPSATVNSGAKGSSGPLAPPPKPVRRRLKSEDELRPEEEQHGPQKSNVIAAVLATQPSIPRSVGKDKKAIQASIRRNKETNTVLARLNSELQQQLKDLLEERISLEVQLEQLRPFSHL is encoded by the exons ATGGAAAGTCTAACGCTGAGTGATGTCGAGCAGAAATATTACTCGGATTTGTTCGTTTACTGTGACACGGACAACACCAAAAAAGTGGCTTCCAACGGGAGAGTTCTTGACCTTTTCCGGGCGGCCCAGCTACCCAGCGAAGTTGTCCTGCAG ATCACAGAGCTATGTGGAGCCACTCGGCTGGGTCACTTCGGTCGGAGCCAGTTCTACATCGCTCTGAAGCTCATCGCCATCGCCCAGTCAGGGCTGCCTCTGAGGGTGGAGAGCCTCAACTCGG TCAAGGATCTACCGTTGCCAAGGTTTGTGGTGGGGAAGAACGAGGCAGAAGCGAGACATGCTGCACTGTACCAAGATCCCGACAGTCAGGGATTGTACCCTGCCCCCGGTACTGCAGTAATACCCAGGCCACCTGGCAGGGGTCACCAGAACAAGAAAGGACATCCCTCATCCACTTCACTTCCTGTCCATGAGGTCATCCAGCCCCTGGCAACTACTATAGAACCACAG CCTGAACCAACGTCCCCAGTGGTCTCCCCTCACCAGTCTCCCCCAACCTCACCTCATTCCTGGAGGAAGCACAAGCGGCAACACAGTGGAGGAAACGCAGAGCGACAACCTGTGGTGGCAGCAACTGGAGCCGTGTGGACGCAGTTCAGAGAACCACAAACAG GTCCAGTGGCTGGCGATGGCATGTGGCCGTCCCACTCACCGCCTCTTCCAGGTCAGGAGAGTTGGGTCAGTTTTACAGCAGACACGCCGCCTTCCAGCACGCTCCCAGCAATGCACCCATCATCAGTCCAG GAAAGCACAACGATACGAACAGTAGCCTCAGCTGCAACGACCAATGAGATCCAGCGACAGTCCAGCACGTACGATGATCCGTGGAAGATCACAGACGAGCAGAGGCAGTATTACATTAACCAGTTTAAAACAATTCAGCCTGACCTCACTGGCTTCATACCTG GTTCAGCAGCAAAAGAATTCTTCACTAAATCAAAGCTACCGATTTTAGAATTGTCACATATTTG GGAGCTGTCAGACTTTGATAAAGACGGAGCGCTGACCCTGGATGAATTCTGCGCTGCCTTTCACCTGGTTGTGGCCAGGAAGAATGGCTACGACCTCCCCGAGAAGCTTCCTGAGAGCCTGATGCCAAAGCTGATTGACCTCGATGACTCAGCAG AAGTCCCAGAGCAGACTGCTGATGTTGGATACTCTGCGTCACCAGTAGAGGTGACCCCCAACAAGTCTCCCTCAATGCCTTCGCTCAATCAAGCCTGGCCAGAGATGAACCAGAGCAACGAG CAGTGGGAGACGTTTAGCGAGCGCTCCTCCAGCTCACAAACTCTGACCCAATTTGACTCTAACATTGCACCAGCTGACCCT GACACGGCCATCGTTCACCCAGTTCCCATCCGGATGACGCCCAGTAAGATTCACATGCAGGAGATGGAGCTGAAGAGGACTGGCAGTG ACCACAATCATCCTACCAGTCCTCTGCTGGCTAAACCTCCAGAACTGTCTGAAGAAGCCAAATTACCTGCCTCCATGAAGTTTGTAGCTGCCAACACTGTAG GTGATGGTTACAGCAGTTCAGACTCTTTCACCTCAGACCAGGAGCCAATCACAAGGCAGAG GTCTCAGTCGGGTACGTCCCCAGAGGCTTTGAAGGTGGTAGCCCCGCCTCCCCCTCCACCCCGCCCCCACCCCTCCCACTCTCGCTCCTCATCTCTGGACATGAATCGCACCTTTGCTGCCACGTCTGCCACAGGACAACCCCAACCCTCTACGATAGCTTACCCTCCTGCTGTGCCTCCACGGCCGCTTCCCACAcaa ACATCAGTACCACTTACCGGGCATCGCGTAGAGGCGGAGAGTATAGCAGGGGGCGGGGCGGTGCTCACCACCACGTCCCCGCAGCAGATTCCCCAGCAGCCCAACTTTGCAGATTTCAGCCAGTTTCAGGCCTTTGCAGCCTCTGAGCAGCCCTCAAGCCTACCAGAGGTGGACAAACACATTGAGCCAGGACAG GGGGACAAGCCTTCGGAGGGTGCCGGCCCCTTGAGAACAGTTAAGAGTGACGGACAAGCCGATGAGAGACCCTCAGCTACAGTCAACTCT GGAGCCAAAGGCTCCTCCGGCCCCCTGGCTCCTCCCCCCAAACCTGTACGTCGGAGGTTGAAGTCTGAAGACGAGCTGAGGCCGGAGGAAGAGCAGCACGGTCCACAGAAATCTAACGTCATAGCCGCCGTCCTGGCCACTCAGCCTTCCATTCCCAG GTCAGTTGGAAAGGACAAAAAGGCGATTCAGGCTTCAATCAGAAGGAACAAGGAGACAAACACTGTTTTGGCACGACTTAACAGTGagctccagcagcagctgaag GATCTGCTTGAAGAGAGGATATCTCTAGAAgtccagctggagcagctcaGACCCTTTTCCCATCTTTAA
- the reps1 gene encoding ralBP1-associated Eps domain-containing protein 1 isoform X3, with product MESLTLSDVEQKYYSDLFVYCDTDNTKKVASNGRVLDLFRAAQLPSEVVLQITELCGATRLGHFGRSQFYIALKLIAIAQSGLPLRVESLNSVKDLPLPRFVVGKNEAEARHAALYQDPDSQGLYPAPGTAVIPRPPGRGHQNKKGHPSSTSLPVHEVIQPLATTIEPQPEPTSPVVSPHQSPPTSPHSWRKHKRQHSGGNAERQPVVAATGAVWTQFREPQTGPVAGDGMWPSHSPPLPGQESWVSFTADTPPSSTLPAMHPSSVQESTTIRTVASAATTNEIQRQSSTYDDPWKITDEQRQYYINQFKTIQPDLTGFIPGSAAKEFFTKSKLPILELSHIWELSDFDKDGALTLDEFCAAFHLVVARKNGYDLPEKLPESLMPKLIDLDDSAEVPEQTADVGYSASPVEVTPNKSPSMPSLNQAWPEMNQSNEDTAIVHPVPIRMTPSKIHMQEMELKRTGSDHNHPTSPLLAKPPELSEEAKLPASMKFVAANTVGDGYSSSDSFTSDQEPITRQRSQSGTSPEALKVVAPPPPPPRPHPSHSRSSSLDMNRTFAATSATGQPQPSTIAYPPAVPPRPLPTQTSVPLTGHRVEAESIAGGGAVLTTTSPQQIPQQPNFADFSQFQAFAASEQPSSLPEVDKHIEPGQGDKPSEGAGPLRTVKSDGQADERPSATVNSGAKGSSGPLAPPPKPVRRRLKSEDELRPEEEQHGPQKSNVIAAVLATQPSIPRSVGKDKKAIQASIRRNKETNTVLARLNSELQQQLKDLLEERISLEVQLEQLRPFSHL from the exons ATGGAAAGTCTAACGCTGAGTGATGTCGAGCAGAAATATTACTCGGATTTGTTCGTTTACTGTGACACGGACAACACCAAAAAAGTGGCTTCCAACGGGAGAGTTCTTGACCTTTTCCGGGCGGCCCAGCTACCCAGCGAAGTTGTCCTGCAG ATCACAGAGCTATGTGGAGCCACTCGGCTGGGTCACTTCGGTCGGAGCCAGTTCTACATCGCTCTGAAGCTCATCGCCATCGCCCAGTCAGGGCTGCCTCTGAGGGTGGAGAGCCTCAACTCGG TCAAGGATCTACCGTTGCCAAGGTTTGTGGTGGGGAAGAACGAGGCAGAAGCGAGACATGCTGCACTGTACCAAGATCCCGACAGTCAGGGATTGTACCCTGCCCCCGGTACTGCAGTAATACCCAGGCCACCTGGCAGGGGTCACCAGAACAAGAAAGGACATCCCTCATCCACTTCACTTCCTGTCCATGAGGTCATCCAGCCCCTGGCAACTACTATAGAACCACAG CCTGAACCAACGTCCCCAGTGGTCTCCCCTCACCAGTCTCCCCCAACCTCACCTCATTCCTGGAGGAAGCACAAGCGGCAACACAGTGGAGGAAACGCAGAGCGACAACCTGTGGTGGCAGCAACTGGAGCCGTGTGGACGCAGTTCAGAGAACCACAAACAG GTCCAGTGGCTGGCGATGGCATGTGGCCGTCCCACTCACCGCCTCTTCCAGGTCAGGAGAGTTGGGTCAGTTTTACAGCAGACACGCCGCCTTCCAGCACGCTCCCAGCAATGCACCCATCATCAGTCCAG GAAAGCACAACGATACGAACAGTAGCCTCAGCTGCAACGACCAATGAGATCCAGCGACAGTCCAGCACGTACGATGATCCGTGGAAGATCACAGACGAGCAGAGGCAGTATTACATTAACCAGTTTAAAACAATTCAGCCTGACCTCACTGGCTTCATACCTG GTTCAGCAGCAAAAGAATTCTTCACTAAATCAAAGCTACCGATTTTAGAATTGTCACATATTTG GGAGCTGTCAGACTTTGATAAAGACGGAGCGCTGACCCTGGATGAATTCTGCGCTGCCTTTCACCTGGTTGTGGCCAGGAAGAATGGCTACGACCTCCCCGAGAAGCTTCCTGAGAGCCTGATGCCAAAGCTGATTGACCTCGATGACTCAGCAG AAGTCCCAGAGCAGACTGCTGATGTTGGATACTCTGCGTCACCAGTAGAGGTGACCCCCAACAAGTCTCCCTCAATGCCTTCGCTCAATCAAGCCTGGCCAGAGATGAACCAGAGCAACGAG GACACGGCCATCGTTCACCCAGTTCCCATCCGGATGACGCCCAGTAAGATTCACATGCAGGAGATGGAGCTGAAGAGGACTGGCAGTG ACCACAATCATCCTACCAGTCCTCTGCTGGCTAAACCTCCAGAACTGTCTGAAGAAGCCAAATTACCTGCCTCCATGAAGTTTGTAGCTGCCAACACTGTAG GTGATGGTTACAGCAGTTCAGACTCTTTCACCTCAGACCAGGAGCCAATCACAAGGCAGAG GTCTCAGTCGGGTACGTCCCCAGAGGCTTTGAAGGTGGTAGCCCCGCCTCCCCCTCCACCCCGCCCCCACCCCTCCCACTCTCGCTCCTCATCTCTGGACATGAATCGCACCTTTGCTGCCACGTCTGCCACAGGACAACCCCAACCCTCTACGATAGCTTACCCTCCTGCTGTGCCTCCACGGCCGCTTCCCACAcaa ACATCAGTACCACTTACCGGGCATCGCGTAGAGGCGGAGAGTATAGCAGGGGGCGGGGCGGTGCTCACCACCACGTCCCCGCAGCAGATTCCCCAGCAGCCCAACTTTGCAGATTTCAGCCAGTTTCAGGCCTTTGCAGCCTCTGAGCAGCCCTCAAGCCTACCAGAGGTGGACAAACACATTGAGCCAGGACAG GGGGACAAGCCTTCGGAGGGTGCCGGCCCCTTGAGAACAGTTAAGAGTGACGGACAAGCCGATGAGAGACCCTCAGCTACAGTCAACTCT GGAGCCAAAGGCTCCTCCGGCCCCCTGGCTCCTCCCCCCAAACCTGTACGTCGGAGGTTGAAGTCTGAAGACGAGCTGAGGCCGGAGGAAGAGCAGCACGGTCCACAGAAATCTAACGTCATAGCCGCCGTCCTGGCCACTCAGCCTTCCATTCCCAG GTCAGTTGGAAAGGACAAAAAGGCGATTCAGGCTTCAATCAGAAGGAACAAGGAGACAAACACTGTTTTGGCACGACTTAACAGTGagctccagcagcagctgaag GATCTGCTTGAAGAGAGGATATCTCTAGAAgtccagctggagcagctcaGACCCTTTTCCCATCTTTAA
- the reps1 gene encoding ralBP1-associated Eps domain-containing protein 1 isoform X2 encodes MESLTLSDVEQKYYSDLFVYCDTDNTKKVASNGRVLDLFRAAQLPSEVVLQITELCGATRLGHFGRSQFYIALKLIAIAQSGLPLRVESLNSVKDLPLPRFVVGKNEAEARHAALYQDPDSQGLYPAPGTAVIPRPPGRGHQNKKGHPSSTSLPVHEVIQPLATTIEPQPEPTSPVVSPHQSPPTSPHSWRKHKRQHSGGNAERQPVVAATGAVWTQFREPQTGPVAGDGMWPSHSPPLPGQESWVSFTADTPPSSTLPAMHPSSVQESTTIRTVASAATTNEIQRQSSTYDDPWKITDEQRQYYINQFKTIQPDLTGFIPGSAAKEFFTKSKLPILELSHIWELSDFDKDGALTLDEFCAAFHLVVARKNGYDLPEKLPESLMPKLIDLDDSAEVPEQTADVGYSASPVEVTPNKSPSMPSLNQAWPEMNQSNEWETFSERSSSSQTLTQFDSNIAPADPDTAIVHPVPIRMTPSKIHMQEMELKRTGSDHNHPTSPLLAKPPELSEEAKLPASMKFVAANTVGDGYSSSDSFTSDQEPITRQRSQSGTSPEALKVVAPPPPPPRPHPSHSRSSSLDMNRTFAATSATGQPQPSTIAYPPAVPPRPLPTQTSVPLTGHRVEAESIAGGGAVLTTTSPQQIPQQPNFADFSQFQAFAASEQPSSLPEVDKHIEPGQGDKPSEGAGPLRTVKSDGQADERPSATVNSGAKGSSGPLAPPPKPVRRRLKSEDELRPEEEQHGPQKSNVIAAVLATQPSIPRSVGKDKKAIQASIRRNKETNTVLARLNSELQQQLKDLLEERISLEVQLEQLRPFSHL; translated from the exons ATGGAAAGTCTAACGCTGAGTGATGTCGAGCAGAAATATTACTCGGATTTGTTCGTTTACTGTGACACGGACAACACCAAAAAAGTGGCTTCCAACGGGAGAGTTCTTGACCTTTTCCGGGCGGCCCAGCTACCCAGCGAAGTTGTCCTGCAG ATCACAGAGCTATGTGGAGCCACTCGGCTGGGTCACTTCGGTCGGAGCCAGTTCTACATCGCTCTGAAGCTCATCGCCATCGCCCAGTCAGGGCTGCCTCTGAGGGTGGAGAGCCTCAACTCGG TCAAGGATCTACCGTTGCCAAGGTTTGTGGTGGGGAAGAACGAGGCAGAAGCGAGACATGCTGCACTGTACCAAGATCCCGACAGTCAGGGATTGTACCCTGCCCCCGGTACTGCAGTAATACCCAGGCCACCTGGCAGGGGTCACCAGAACAAGAAAGGACATCCCTCATCCACTTCACTTCCTGTCCATGAGGTCATCCAGCCCCTGGCAACTACTATAGAACCACAG CCTGAACCAACGTCCCCAGTGGTCTCCCCTCACCAGTCTCCCCCAACCTCACCTCATTCCTGGAGGAAGCACAAGCGGCAACACAGTGGAGGAAACGCAGAGCGACAACCTGTGGTGGCAGCAACTGGAGCCGTGTGGACGCAGTTCAGAGAACCACAAACAG GTCCAGTGGCTGGCGATGGCATGTGGCCGTCCCACTCACCGCCTCTTCCAGGTCAGGAGAGTTGGGTCAGTTTTACAGCAGACACGCCGCCTTCCAGCACGCTCCCAGCAATGCACCCATCATCAGTCCAG GAAAGCACAACGATACGAACAGTAGCCTCAGCTGCAACGACCAATGAGATCCAGCGACAGTCCAGCACGTACGATGATCCGTGGAAGATCACAGACGAGCAGAGGCAGTATTACATTAACCAGTTTAAAACAATTCAGCCTGACCTCACTGGCTTCATACCTG GTTCAGCAGCAAAAGAATTCTTCACTAAATCAAAGCTACCGATTTTAGAATTGTCACATATTTG GGAGCTGTCAGACTTTGATAAAGACGGAGCGCTGACCCTGGATGAATTCTGCGCTGCCTTTCACCTGGTTGTGGCCAGGAAGAATGGCTACGACCTCCCCGAGAAGCTTCCTGAGAGCCTGATGCCAAAGCTGATTGACCTCGATGACTCAGCAG AAGTCCCAGAGCAGACTGCTGATGTTGGATACTCTGCGTCACCAGTAGAGGTGACCCCCAACAAGTCTCCCTCAATGCCTTCGCTCAATCAAGCCTGGCCAGAGATGAACCAGAGCAACGAG TGGGAGACGTTTAGCGAGCGCTCCTCCAGCTCACAAACTCTGACCCAATTTGACTCTAACATTGCACCAGCTGACCCT GACACGGCCATCGTTCACCCAGTTCCCATCCGGATGACGCCCAGTAAGATTCACATGCAGGAGATGGAGCTGAAGAGGACTGGCAGTG ACCACAATCATCCTACCAGTCCTCTGCTGGCTAAACCTCCAGAACTGTCTGAAGAAGCCAAATTACCTGCCTCCATGAAGTTTGTAGCTGCCAACACTGTAG GTGATGGTTACAGCAGTTCAGACTCTTTCACCTCAGACCAGGAGCCAATCACAAGGCAGAG GTCTCAGTCGGGTACGTCCCCAGAGGCTTTGAAGGTGGTAGCCCCGCCTCCCCCTCCACCCCGCCCCCACCCCTCCCACTCTCGCTCCTCATCTCTGGACATGAATCGCACCTTTGCTGCCACGTCTGCCACAGGACAACCCCAACCCTCTACGATAGCTTACCCTCCTGCTGTGCCTCCACGGCCGCTTCCCACAcaa ACATCAGTACCACTTACCGGGCATCGCGTAGAGGCGGAGAGTATAGCAGGGGGCGGGGCGGTGCTCACCACCACGTCCCCGCAGCAGATTCCCCAGCAGCCCAACTTTGCAGATTTCAGCCAGTTTCAGGCCTTTGCAGCCTCTGAGCAGCCCTCAAGCCTACCAGAGGTGGACAAACACATTGAGCCAGGACAG GGGGACAAGCCTTCGGAGGGTGCCGGCCCCTTGAGAACAGTTAAGAGTGACGGACAAGCCGATGAGAGACCCTCAGCTACAGTCAACTCT GGAGCCAAAGGCTCCTCCGGCCCCCTGGCTCCTCCCCCCAAACCTGTACGTCGGAGGTTGAAGTCTGAAGACGAGCTGAGGCCGGAGGAAGAGCAGCACGGTCCACAGAAATCTAACGTCATAGCCGCCGTCCTGGCCACTCAGCCTTCCATTCCCAG GTCAGTTGGAAAGGACAAAAAGGCGATTCAGGCTTCAATCAGAAGGAACAAGGAGACAAACACTGTTTTGGCACGACTTAACAGTGagctccagcagcagctgaag GATCTGCTTGAAGAGAGGATATCTCTAGAAgtccagctggagcagctcaGACCCTTTTCCCATCTTTAA